Below is a window of Abditibacteriota bacterium DNA.
GCGCCCGTCCCGGTGGCCGCGTAGTCGTTGGGGATCTCCACGGGGGTCACGGGCTGAGGCGCAGGCCGGGGGGCGGGGATCACGGCCGGCGCGGCTCCGGGCCCGGCTGCGGCAAAGGGCTTTTCCGCCGGACGGGGTCCTGCCGGTCCGGCGTCCGCCGGTCCTGCCTTTGGCGCGGCGGCGGATATCTTGCCGGGCTGCCGGCGGAAACGCTCCTTAAGCAGATCCACAGTGCCTGGGATAGTCCCCAGAAAATCGGATATCTTCATTCTCAGAGGCAGGGTCAGGGGCGGCTTGACGCCGATCGCCTCTGTCACGCTCCTCTCCCGCATCCGGACGAGATACTCTTCTCCGGCGTAATAATCCCTTATCAGAAAAGCCCCGGCCATGCCGGCCAGGCATATCAGGGTGATGACGGTCAGCATAGTTTTCATAGCGGTCTCCCCGCGCCCTGTCCGGGCGCTGTCTTTTATCTTATTATAACATATATCGGGGTCCCGGCGGCGGCTGCCCGCCGGAAAAAAGGGGCGTTTTTGTCAGAGGGTGAGCATGTGCCTGCGCATGGACACGCCTTCGGCCAGCCCTATCTCGGCGAGAAAGCCCCACAGGGCAGTGCCGCCGTAGCTGATAAAGGGCAGGGGAACGCCGGTGACCGGCATGACCCCTATGGTCATGCCTATATTCACCACGATATGAAAGATGAACAGGCCGCAGACCCCCGCCGTGACGGCCCTGCCGGCGGTGTCCTCCGTGGCCAGCATGATGTGTATGAGCCGGAACACCATCAGCGAGTAGAGGCACAGCACTCCCAGGCAGCCGGCAAAGCCCAGCTCCTCCCCGAATACGGTGAATACAAAATCCGTGTGCTGCTCGGGTATGAAGTCCAGCTTTTTCTGGGTGCCCTTCAGGTAGCCCTTGCCGAACAGGCCTCCGGAGCCTATGGCTATGCGGGACTGCAGCACGTGGTAGCCGGAGCCCAGAGGGTCGGACTCGGGAGACAGGAAGGTGTAGATCCTCTCCTTCTGATAGTTCTTCAGCACTCCGGGGGTCCACCAGGCCGCCCCCGCCAGGGCCGCCAGGACGAGAAAGAACACCAGTATGTGCCTCATGCGGCAGCCGCTTACGAAGACCTGGGCCAGCCATATGGCGGCCAGGGTCAGGCTGGTGCCCAGGTCCGGCTGCCGGAAAATGAGCAGCATGGGGACGCTGATGTAGATGAGGGAGCCGGCGAAGGTCCTGATGCTCTTGATGCTGTGCCGGCGGGAGGAGAGATATACTCCCAGGCATATGATGAGGGCCACCTTGGCCAGCTCGGCGGGCTGCAGCCGGATGAAGCCCAGGTCTATCCAGCGCCGGGCCCCGTTGATGCGGGTCCCCACCAGCAGCACCATCAGCAGCAGGGTGAAGGTGAAGCCGTAGAGCTTGCCCGCCAGCTTGGACAGTATGGGCACGGATATGCAGCTCATGAACCAGGCTATGCCTATGCCCGTGGCCAGATAAAAGAGCTGCTTTTTCACGTATTCCGCGCCCGCGGCGCTGTAGATGGCCGCTATGCCCGCCAGGCACAGCAGCAGCGCCGATACGGCCAGAGGCCGGTCAAAGTATCGCAGGTACACGTTTTTCAAGGCGCCAGCACCGCCTCTGCGTAATGGGTGAAGTATTTTTCGGCGCAGCGGGTCACGTCCTCCGGGGTGACCTTCCGCAGCCGGGCCGTTCTGGCGTCCCGGGAGCCGTACACCTCCTCCAGGGCCGTCAGGTGGGAGAGGGAGAGCAGGTTTTCCCTGTCTATGTCCTCCTGGGTGAGCATGTAAGTCACCACCCGGTCAATGTCCGCCTGCTCCACCGGGGTCTTCTTCAGGTCTTCCGTGATCTCCAGCATGCGGTCCCTGATCATGTCGGCGCTGCCGGCTCCCGTGGCCGCATAGAGATAGATGTGGCTCTGCCTGAGCAGGACGGGATATTTGCAGCCCACGTAGTAGCAGCAGCCTTCCCGCTGCCTCAGCCGGCGGAACAGGCGTCCGGATTTGCCGGAGCCCAGGAGGCCGGATATCACAGTCATGGGGGCCCAGTCCTCGTCCCCGGCCGCCGGGGCCAGAAAGCCCATGAGATAGTAGGTCTGGCCGTCCCGGCCGTTGGGCATCAGAGTTCGGCGGGACTCCTTCAGGGTCTCGTTGAAGTTGTGTATGCTGCGTCTCTCCGGGCTGGGGGTCACTCTGAAAAAGGAGTTTTGCACCGCCTTTTTCAGCTCTGCCGGGGTGAGGTCGCCGGCCACGGACAGCACCAGCTGTCTGGGGCAGAAGTTTTCGTTGAAAAAGGCGTAGAGCTGCTTGGGAGTGGCCTTGGAAATGGCGGTGGCGCTGCCGTAAAAGGACCTCTTGTAGGGCCCGGAGCCGTAGAGGGAAAAGCGCAGCCTGTCATAGGCCTGCTGAAAGGGAGCGCCGCTCTCGCTCACCAGCCCGGCAAAGGCGTTGTCCCGGGCCTTGGCCACGGCCTCGGCGGTGAACTTGGGCTGGGTGAGGCAGTCCCCCAGTATCCGCATGGCGGGCATGAGGTTCTTTTTGGAGGTCAGCAGCCGGATCTCGGTGGTGTCCAGGGTGGTGGTGATGTTCATGCTGCCGTTGATGCGGTAAAACACCTCTTCCATCTCGGCGCCGGTCCTGTTTTTGGTCTCGTTGAGGAGCATGGAGGCAATGAGGGCCGAAAAGCCACCCGTGGAGTTGCTCTCGTTGGCGGGGCCGGTCCTGGCCAGCACGGTGATATACACGTATTCCGTGTCCTTCACCGTACTGAGGAGCACCGAGGGCAGTATGGTGCCCTCTATCCTGTCGGGAGCCCCGAAGCAGGCTGCGGAGCAGAGCAGGAGCAGCGCGGCAAGGAGTCTTTTCACAGGTATTTCTCCGCCGCCCTGGCTATGTCCTCCCGGCTGACGCCGGAGACAAAGTCAGTGTAGTCCCCTATGCCCTTGAGGCCGTGGAGTATATACATCTGGCCCAGCTGATACACCAGGTTTTTGCCGGTCTGATTGCGGGTGAGGAAGTCCGTGAGCTGCAGCTTTTTGGCCGCCTCCAGAGCGGAGTCGGAGTAGGAGCCCCTGCGGACGGCTTCCACGGCCTCCAGGCAGACCCTTTCGGCCTCCGGACTCTTCACCGTCAGGGTAAAGGGAGAGGCGTGCCTGCCCGTGTTGTGCCTGTAGCCCGTCTCCGCCGACGGCAGCTCCTGCCGGACCAGGCCGTATATGAGGGAGGTGAGCACTCCGCAGCACACGGATTCGCCGAAGAGATAGCCCGGCGCCATGGGCGCCGCCAGGCCGAAATATCCGCCCCGGGAGAGGGTGGTCACCCCGCTTTTGACCTCCATGGCCGGCGCCGTGGCGGCGGGCTTTTGTCCGGAGGCGGGAAAAACGCCGCCTATGACCCGGATCAGCTCCTCGTCATCTACCGGGCCCGCCGCCACGAAGACGTAGTTGTCATTGGTGTAGTTCAGGCTGTGATACAGCGCCAGGTCCTCCCGGGTGATGGCGTCTATGTCTGCCCCCTCCAGAGGCAGCCCGTACAGGCAATCGCCATAGACGGTCTTCAGCAGCGCCCGGCGCAGCTCTTCCGTCTCCCGGTCCCCCTTGCCCGCCATTTCGTCCCGGATGATGCCCTTTTCCAGAGCCAGCTCCTGCTCGTCAAAGAGAGGGGACGACAGGGCCTTGGCAAAGAGACCGCACACGGCCTCCAGGTCTCCGGGCCTCAGGATGCAGGTGTAGCAGGTGAAGTCGTAGGAGGTGTAGGCGTCGGCGGAATAGCCCAGGGTCTCCAGGCGCAGGTCCAGCTCTCCGGCGGCCAGGTCCCGGGAGGAGCCGAACATCAGGTGCTCCGCCATATGGGCCGTGCCGCTGAGGGGATATGACACGTTGGGCACGAAGATGCCGAGAGTGAGGAACTGCGAGGGGGCGTCGATGCAGAGTATGGCAGGGGAGCCGGGTCTCTTCAGCTCCCTGCAGGTCAGCGCGCTGCACGCCGTGCACGCCAGGCATATCAATATACAGATCACAAGTCTTTTCATACTCTCATACCACACACTTATTATACCAAAAACCCGGGCCGAATTCCACAGAAAAACATGGCCGCCCGCTGTGTTGAAAATCACAGGTTTTACGGCGATATACGCATTTACCTTTGACCTTCGGCAGGGTTATAATAGAAGTGACCATCACATTCACGGAGAAGCGATATGAGCAAGATCAGATTTGCCGTGCTGGGCGCCAGCGGCCGCTGGCTGAGCCTGGACGACGTGTATCCCCGGCACCCGGACGCGGAGTTCGTGGCCCTGTGCGACAGCGCCGAGGGCGTGGCGGAGCTGGCGGCGGCCCACTACAAGGAGAGCATGGGCCGGGATATAGCAGTGTATCACAGCTACGAAGAACTGGTGAAAAAGGCCTCTTATGATGCCATTATCATCTGTTCGGACCCGGACACCCAGGCGGACCTGGCAGTCAGCGAAATGGAAAGAGGCGTCCACGTCATGACCGAGGTGCCCTTTGCCCGCACCCTGGACCAGTGCCGGAAGCTGGTCAGGGCGGTGGAACGGACCGGCTGCAAATACCAGCTGGCGGAGCAGACCCGCTACTGGAACTTTGTCCGTATCTGGCGGGAGATGGCCGCCAGAGGCGAATTCGGCAAGATCATCTACGCCGAGGCGGAATATCTGCACTGTATGCGGGTGCAGGACTGGTTCACCAGCAAAAAGACCGGCAAAAGGGTGTGGACCGACGATCCCTCCTATTGTGATGACCCGGAGTATGAGGACAGCTGGAGATCACGGGTGGCCCGGGATCCCATCTGGTATCTGCCCCATTCCCTGTCTCCGCTGCTGTCCGTCACCGGCGGCAGGATAGAAAGGGTCAGCTGCCTGGGCACCCGGGAAGGCTCCTATTCCCTGAAAGGCTTCAGCTTCAGGGATATAGAGTGCGCCCTGATGTATCACTCCGACGACATAGTCTTTTCCCTGAGGGCGGGCTTTACCACCCCTCACGGCTTCAAAAAGGACACCGGCTCCCACTGGTATCAGATCAAGGGCTCCGAAAAGAGCGTGGAGTGGGCCCGCACCACTCTGGAGGAGGACTGCGGCAAGAGCTACAGCCCGGAGACCGGCTGGGAGCGCCACCCCGAGTGGGGCTGCGCGGATCCCGACGCCCCGGAGGAATTCAGACGGGCCCTCCACGGAGGCACCGACTATTATCCCATGTATTACTTTATGGACGCCCTCCTGAAGGACAAGCAGCCTCCCATGGACGTCTATAAGGCCGCAGAATGCGCGGCGCCGGCCATACTGGCCATGGAGTCTGCCCGCCGGGGCGGGGAGCTGCTGACGGTGCCGGACTTCCGGTCGGAGCAATAGAGCAAGGGCGCGGGGACCCTCGGGGAGGGGCGCTGTTTTGTCCGGCCGGGCTCTTCCGCAAGCCTTGATATCGTCATCCCGGCGCATCTCCTGCGGATGCCGGACAAAAAAAAGCCGCAAACGCGGCATATATCACTCAGTATTTAGTCCGGATAAACAGGCTCTCTCGAGGTGTCGCTGTCAAAATCCCGGGCGTTGCTGTTGTAGTCGGGCTGCAGCGCGTTGAGCAGAAAGCGGCCAGGCTCTATTGCTCTATTTCACGGTCCTCTCCAGCTTGTGCCAGCCTTCCCAGTCCTTTTCGGTGGGAACCGGAGGCTTTTCCCCTATGGACTTCGGGTGATAAACTAAACTCGTTATATAATCATAGTTGCCCTTTCCGTTCCAGTAGATACAATCACAATAAGCGATTATATCAGGCAATTTTGCGGTCAAAGGGATTTTGTTCTTCAGCCTGTAGAGCTTGCTGCTCTGCATCTTGACCTGAACGGAGTAATCCATGGTAGTCGTGAATACGTTGATCACGTCCGGCTTGACAAAATATGCCTGCACCAGCCCGCCTCCGTTTGGATAAAGAGGATTATCATATACATCGGTCCATGGGTGCTCTTCTTCTTGACCCGGCCGGCTTTTCTTATGCAAATCATATTGACGGAATTGCAGATCCAGGTTAACATGACGCACAAGAAACCTGAGCATCTTTCCGTCATTGCTTACTTCCGCATCCAAAACATACGGGTAATTGAATGTGTGACCGGAACGACTTGTATTTTCTTCTGTATAATTGCTCTTAAAGCTACAGATACGATCTCTCTTCCGAGAGTTCTTATTTTCCAAATATATGTTCAGAGTATTCCTTACAGAATACGGAAACTTTTTGCCGTACGCTCCTATCTCAGCTTCATTCAAACCGGTTTCACAGACATTTTGAAAAATCACCGAAGTGTCACTGTTTACAGGCAACACATCTTCCTTTGTCCCGGCTTTGACTTTCTCTTCGCTTGTCATTGTCTCGAAATCGGCGCATATGCCGGTCTTGTCAAAAGCATTTATATCGACTGCTTCAAACGCTTGTTCACTATTCTTTTCTGATGCTGTCCGAGCCGCGCCGGTATCCTTCAGGATGACTTTATTCCCGCGGGCAGAGCCATACAGGACCAGCGCGCCTATTATGAATAATGCTATTAATGATATAATGACTGCTTTTTTCATGATCTCATCTTCCTAATGAATGGCGTTGAGTATATCGGGGATCAGACTGGCTCTGAGCGCGACAGAGTCAATGCCGAAGTCGTCTCCCTGCGCAAACACAAACGGCCGGTTGGCATCTCCGTTTAAGCATTTGGAAAACGGAAACGAATGGCTCAATCCTTCAGCCAGGAGCTGTCTCGATTCATTCTGCTCCAGCCGTCCCATTCGTTCATATCATATTCAGGCTCGCGCTCGGAAACAATTTTCTCATCACACATGATAGGATTTGTAGCAAGCAAGGGATTGGCGTCATACCACCGCCGATTGCTCCAGATCACCTTGGGAAGCCTGTGCTTATATTGAATCGGATCGTTGTCTGCGACATAGTTGTCGCTGCCTTTTTCGGCGGCAAGCTGATTTGCCAAAGCCTGCCTTTCGTTCATCTCGTTTGCAGTCAGGGTATAAGCTTCAAATCCGTATGCCTTAAAATGACAATGCGCTCCGTCTCCGAAAGACACGCTTATTATGGACGGAGTCAAAAAGCAAAAGCTGTCGTTGGGGCTCGGTTTGTGAAAAGCGTTGTTCTTGTTGTAGACCAACATAGACTTTACTGCCTGCGCTGTCGATCTTTTGCAGGTCAGCAGATTGATCTCATACAATACCACCGCCGATGAATTCACATACACGATATACCTGAGGCTCTCTGATGATTTGTCCGCCACGGCATCGGTAATGATCGGATACTGATCGGGCCTGCTGTCATAGCGTAACCTGTCGCAATACAGATCGTTCTCGGTATTCGTCGCCTCATCATTTATTACAAACCGATGATCAAGAGTATATTTATTGCCATCAAGGGCCTTGTCGTCGGAAGACTCACAGATATACAGCCTGATACTTCTTGTCGCATCAAGCTTTATCATATCATATGGCTTATCGCTCGGCTTCCAGTCATGAGACAGGTTTTTCATCTTGTATTGTTTTTCATTAACACAAGCTGGTTTATCCTGCGCGTTGTCGTTTGTATGCGCCGCCTTGTTCAGGCCCGCCCGGATACCGGATGACACTGCAACAAGCGCGATGAGAAGCAAAAAAAGCTTTTTTTTCATAACTCGCCTCAAAAATCAATATACTGAAACCAGGAATCAGGGTCAGTCACATTACGCTTAAATGCTATCACCTTGATCAACTCGTTATTAATACACTCATAAGATCCATAACAAAATTCCAACTCAGACTGCGCATATTCCTGCCATGTAGAAAACGGCCCCCGTCCAGTTCCGATATCGTAGATTTTTCTCAAACCTGATTGGTCAAAATACTCTAATAGAACATGATTGCTAAAAGTCACATGAGAATCAGCAAGATCTATAGAACCGCCCTGAACAGTGCTTTGTTTCTGCAAAAAGCCAAGACATTGTTTATTGTTATATACTCCGGGAGATAAGTTCTTAGTTCAATCCTTTTTAAATTACAAGTTATCCCTTGCAGTGACAATAATTCTTTGGCAAAAATACCCCAGGCATTACAATCTCCGTCTCCTGTATCAAGAAGATCTTCCAATGTAATGTGATCCCATTCACAAGCTACGGTTCCACTTCCCCAATACTTTAACGAACCATAATTGTCTATGCGATTAATCGTCAGGCTTTTAAGAACATCCCATTCGCGGGCTACTATCAAATCATGCTGAGTACTCGAAAGCCCCTTAGCCGCCTCGCAACTCAGGTCTATGAGAGTATGGTAGTCGTTGTATTCTGTCAAGGTGCCGCCTATAGTATAGACCCTGTGCTTCGAACGTATCCTGTCAAGTCCTATAAACCAGGTTGCAGTCACTATCTGGGAATCGATCACCGAGAGCGTATCTCCGTAGGAGATATCATCATCCAAATCAACCGTGTATTCGTTGGTAAAGATGTTTTTGCTGCCTATAAGGCCGACACCGGAATAGTTGTATTTGTCGGTGCTTACCCCATACCCGAAGGTGGACAGATCCGTATTGTTTTCCGCCTTGAAAGCCGCTTTCTCCAGGTGAAAAGCATCGCCCACACTGAAAACAAAGGGCCTGTTTTTGTCATCCACCACATAGCCGATCCTGTCGATATTGAAGCCGTCTTCGTCATCGTCCAGCCATTCATTGTCGGGATAATCCTCCAATTCATGAGTCCAATACCCTTGCAGCTTT
It encodes the following:
- the rodA gene encoding rod shape-determining protein RodA, coding for MKNVYLRYFDRPLAVSALLLCLAGIAAIYSAAGAEYVKKQLFYLATGIGIAWFMSCISVPILSKLAGKLYGFTFTLLLMVLLVGTRINGARRWIDLGFIRLQPAELAKVALIICLGVYLSSRRHSIKSIRTFAGSLIYISVPMLLIFRQPDLGTSLTLAAIWLAQVFVSGCRMRHILVFFLVLAALAGAAWWTPGVLKNYQKERIYTFLSPESDPLGSGYHVLQSRIAIGSGGLFGKGYLKGTQKKLDFIPEQHTDFVFTVFGEELGFAGCLGVLCLYSLMVFRLIHIMLATEDTAGRAVTAGVCGLFIFHIVVNIGMTIGVMPVTGVPLPFISYGGTALWGFLAEIGLAEGVSMRRHMLTL
- a CDS encoding insulinase family protein, which produces MKRLLAALLLLCSAACFGAPDRIEGTILPSVLLSTVKDTEYVYITVLARTGPANESNSTGGFSALIASMLLNETKNRTGAEMEEVFYRINGSMNITTTLDTTEIRLLTSKKNLMPAMRILGDCLTQPKFTAEAVAKARDNAFAGLVSESGAPFQQAYDRLRFSLYGSGPYKRSFYGSATAISKATPKQLYAFFNENFCPRQLVLSVAGDLTPAELKKAVQNSFFRVTPSPERRSIHNFNETLKESRRTLMPNGRDGQTYYLMGFLAPAAGDEDWAPMTVISGLLGSGKSGRLFRRLRQREGCCYYVGCKYPVLLRQSHIYLYAATGAGSADMIRDRMLEITEDLKKTPVEQADIDRVVTYMLTQEDIDRENLLSLSHLTALEEVYGSRDARTARLRKVTPEDVTRCAEKYFTHYAEAVLAP
- a CDS encoding insulinase family protein is translated as MKRLVICILICLACTACSALTCRELKRPGSPAILCIDAPSQFLTLGIFVPNVSYPLSGTAHMAEHLMFGSSRDLAAGELDLRLETLGYSADAYTSYDFTCYTCILRPGDLEAVCGLFAKALSSPLFDEQELALEKGIIRDEMAGKGDRETEELRRALLKTVYGDCLYGLPLEGADIDAITREDLALYHSLNYTNDNYVFVAAGPVDDEELIRVIGGVFPASGQKPAATAPAMEVKSGVTTLSRGGYFGLAAPMAPGYLFGESVCCGVLTSLIYGLVRQELPSAETGYRHNTGRHASPFTLTVKSPEAERVCLEAVEAVRRGSYSDSALEAAKKLQLTDFLTRNQTGKNLVYQLGQMYILHGLKGIGDYTDFVSGVSREDIARAAEKYL
- a CDS encoding Gfo/Idh/MocA family oxidoreductase, producing the protein MSKIRFAVLGASGRWLSLDDVYPRHPDAEFVALCDSAEGVAELAAAHYKESMGRDIAVYHSYEELVKKASYDAIIICSDPDTQADLAVSEMERGVHVMTEVPFARTLDQCRKLVRAVERTGCKYQLAEQTRYWNFVRIWREMAARGEFGKIIYAEAEYLHCMRVQDWFTSKKTGKRVWTDDPSYCDDPEYEDSWRSRVARDPIWYLPHSLSPLLSVTGGRIERVSCLGTREGSYSLKGFSFRDIECALMYHSDDIVFSLRAGFTTPHGFKKDTGSHWYQIKGSEKSVEWARTTLEEDCGKSYSPETGWERHPEWGCADPDAPEEFRRALHGGTDYYPMYYFMDALLKDKQPPMDVYKAAECAAPAILAMESARRGGELLTVPDFRSEQ